The Elgaria multicarinata webbii isolate HBS135686 ecotype San Diego chromosome 13, rElgMul1.1.pri, whole genome shotgun sequence region TCTGTAATATTTTTCCTCTTTTGTATATTGATATATTGTTCTAAGATGTCTATTGCAATTTCTAGAACATTTATTTCTCCTCCATACTTAAATATCATTTGCAGTTGCTTCTCTCCTATGTTACTTTCATGTGTTCTTGGCTTATTCATCTGTCATATtggatatatttgtttttaaatcgttaataatatattattctttctgcattttttttaaaaaaatccctgaccCCATTTATTCAAGCACTCCTATTTACAAGTTGCAATGTCCTtctaatccatttttttaaatggtcaaAACATACAAAGCTTCTACTCACTaaacaaaaaaatacatttcaaaaatttACATTTCCAAAATCTCTCTCCACATTTAgtcatggttagggtgaccatatggaaaggaggacagggctcctgtatagaaaagggaatttcagcaggtgtcatttgtatgcatgcagcacctggtaaaattctttcttcatcacaacagttaaagctgcaggagccttggcctcttgaccagatacaaaagaggacagggctcctgcagctttaactgttgtgatgaagagggaatttcacctggtgctgcatgcatacaaaggacacctgctgaaattcccttttctatacaactgttaaaaatacaggagccctgtcctcctttccatatggtcaccctagtcatggtgTTTTGCACAGTTCATAATATCCACTGTATTCAACTGATTAAAGGGATATTCTGGGATTAGTTCAAAGAGAACTTGCTTGGTCCATAAGTATATAATCTATTTGCTCTTGATTTGCAGTTAGAGATGGCAGTACTGGAAGGATGGGTTGAAGGAACAGCAATTCAGGGGATCTCAGGATCTTTGCAAGCAGCAGGCAGGCTAACAGCATTGCCTGGGGTCACGTTCTGATACACCACCACAACCTAGAGAAAGAACATAAAATTAGTATCAGAGAGCATTTACTGTGCCACTCGTATTCCAAACAAAGGTGTTTGGTTGCTATTAACCATCTTCAAGTTACTCCCCTTGAGCTTTTGCTCACAATATGTGACAATTTTAGATTTCTTTCTTCTGGAATGAAGTCAAACTTTCTGGCTAGGTACCCATTGCACTGTACAATGGGTCCTTGAGGATGgaaaactagggccttagctagacctaaggtttatccctggatcatccaggggtcaaacctgttcatctaggtgacacacagggggatccagtgctcaggcaggggcaaaccctggatgatcccaggataaaccttaggtctagctgtggcctaagagtcaGTGCTTCAAGCATCCTTGATCCAGAGTACCAACCCAGGTGCTCCaacccattgggggggggaggtgcaagAAAACAAGGCATGTTCAAGACAGTCTTTGTCTACTCATGATGACCAAATTCCACTCTCTCAATGTTACCGTATTGGTGTAGCCATTCTGGCATGTAGCTTTACACCCGAAGGCAGCAGTGGAGATAGTAATGCAGAACTGTAGGATGTTGAGAACCAGGAGAAAAACCAGGATTGCATACACTGCCCCCTGTCAATAAAGCAGATATTCCGGCAAAGGAAATCACTCTTCAGGTTTATATGTATTCTTTCTGCCCCATATATATTAATTTGCCCCCTTGAGCAATGTGGGAGCTATGCAGAGCTACCTAGTTGGTTGCCACCAAGAGAAATCCATGGAAGCTGCATTTAGCTAAATTTACCAGTCATTTTAAGCATTTTTcctctgctcttcagccaaaaaggatTTAAGAcactggggcctcagctagacctacgggtctagtgtgacggaggggtgaggatctcatgatatttttatcgcaagatccccctctgtttacacacggcttGCGACGGCCTCGGAAGAACaggacgtcgtgcccaccattttatttcgtttttcttaaaggagacaagcGCATGAGTGCACAAAAGGTGaggcttttttattttcatttttcccccacttcccccaccccacccccaatgggcacagagtaactacaaggagccaggacaaactgtgatgcctgcCCAAACGTTCCGCAGTGTCGAGATCATCGCTTAAAGGATAGGGcgagatctcggggcaagggagggatcatccctccctgctcctgggttcccctgtgtgtcatgtggacgcacagggatgatcctggggattgccccgggatatcgccccatctagctatggcctgggataAGAGGCACTAGTTGCACTAGTTCCAAAGGAAAGTAAGTTATCATCACTCCTATTTTCCACACACTTCTTAGCAATGCTCTGGTCATGACAAACCTTGTTagtatttatagtatttatatttatttgttacatttatatcctgcctttttgcatccaaggaacacaaggcaagtgTACCTAATCCTGCctctctccaatttatcctcacaacaacaacgaccctgtgagataggctgggctgagaatctgtgactggcccaaagtcacccaatgagcttccatgaccaagtggggactagccactacaccacatgatgTTAGCACCATGATGCAAGATGTTCTTAAGTCTTGGGTCTCCCCTCAGGGGATGAGAAACAGCTTTTGTTCTTGTCCCGTCATTGTATTTGTTACCCAAAGCCCAGTCCTGGTGAGACATGTACTTACATATGAGTACGTTTGGGCTTCAGAACAGCTGTCATCCGAATACCCATCAAGCGGTTCACatatatttatatagtaccatctaGGGTAATCGCCCAGACTGACAGAGAGGACAATCATCCCAATGCCAGCTGCCACGGTGCTCACCACATTCATCCCCAGCATGCCATTCACCTAGAGGTGAGAAATAATAATCgtattacttattttattaagAGATCCTGGCTCCATGCTGAGCCCCGCTTCTCTCACAGTGAGAATGGCCCTGAGATGGCTGACTTGTATAGCCCCTGGGGCTGGTTGCTTCGAAATAAAATCGGTAGAGACATTCTTGTAGACTCATCCCTCTTGATGAAAAAAAGTGACCAAACTCTGAACCTGGCCTAAGCAACTTGGAGGTTTCAAAGACACACCAAAGTGGCAAATTGTACAATGGCAGAGCGTTGACCCTTCCATTTCTCACCCATGGTGCGGTACTCTGCCAGACATTAAGCCCTATGTGGGGATAGAAGGACACAGTTGTACTTTGGACTTGCTATCTAGGGGAACTCTTTTACACCCCCACAATCTCAGATTCTAACCAGCTGCATCTAACCATCTTAGTTTCCCTTAACCATGGCAAGAATCCTAAGAGTTCACACTCTAGCTagagctgatgaaatttctccaCTGAAAGCTTCCTTCaaagggcaagatctacaccttgtgtcaaatcattatgatctcatcatggtaacgctatgtctctcttgcacatttatcacatttgttgcagtattttggatactGTAGAGTAAAAAGCAGGACgcaacactatggaagtggaagatggaatgtgtagtgtgccccaacagttgacagtgtaCTTTAATGCCTCTatgaagcaatagtgtagatctagcccttttTTCTCCTCATCTGCTGTCTTGTAGGTACTAAGCATAATTGTAGGGCCCTCACCTATATATATGACTGGCTACCTCAGAGaaagaaattagggctgtgcacgcccctcCCAAAGTGCTTCgtatcccgatccggaccttctggattgggcccgaaccggttcgggtcaATCAGGACCCCTCCGACCCATTCCGGAACCGGatcagagtgagatccggaggtccagatcaatattcggatgccattttgcccccccttccccacttacctgcctccatggtggacagcagaggcaggtaagtgggaaggggggacaaaatggcatctgaataagcccccctcccccacttacctggctccaccatccaccgCAAGcacggcggtggtggtggcggaggacagtggagccaggtaagcagtGGCAACGGCAGACataggtaagtccccctccccctccttacctgcctctgaagcttcagaatggtccgaattgattcggaccattctgaaccacttcgggtcgatccggaccttccTCGACCCATTCTGGAACCAGGTTcaggaggtccggatcagcctgctctgcttcggattcggggatccgaaacggagcagagcacacccctaaaagAAATACCTAGTCCAGATTTTTGTCCCTGTTCTCATGGAACCAAATTATGCACATACGTTATCTGCACAGAGACAAACAAGAGTAATTTAACTGCACAGTCTTTAAGTATTATCCATGCAAATCCAATTTGGCTCTTCGCTTGACCCCCTCGGACAGGAGACTTCCAGTGCCTACCACCACCCTACtttggcagaatctacactactgttttataacagttttgaagtcctctgacaattgttggggcccaggacacagtcaaGATACCATTTtaaaaccgctttcatagtgttatatgc contains the following coding sequences:
- the LOC134407727 gene encoding membrane-spanning 4-domains subfamily A member 4D-like, with product MDSTPVFPQVFQPLMNDKMNLSKLRLKKFYEGEPLALGITQIFIGLIGIAFGLVMDHLEMFRTDYMDLTTPYWTGILYVISGSLAVAAAMKPRRPLVNGMLGMNVVSTVAAGIGMIVLSVSLGDYPRWYYINICEPLDGYSDDSCSEAQTYSYGAVYAILVFLLVLNILQFCITISTAAFGCKATCQNGYTNTVVVVYQNVTPGNAVSLPAACKDPEIP